The window TGTATGGCCGTCAGGTCCATATTCCCTGGCGTGGAGGACGCGCTAAGCAGCGGCGTGAGGGTACGCTGCCCGGTGATGTTCAGGCCATTGGTCACAGTAACGTTCCACACCCCTCCCGTATTAATATGGAATGGCAGCTGGACGTAGATCGTATCGTTCACCTTCATGTTAATGGTCGAGCCGTTATCATCCAGCGTATAATTATTGGTCGAATTAGGCTGTACTCCCGCGGTCGTCTGGGTCACGGAATCCGACAGCAGCATGGGCATTAAGGTAGAAGAGCTGAACCCCGACAGGTCGATGATGGGCATCGTAAAGGACGACGAATTGACCCTGGACACATTTATCTGGTTCGTATTGGAGTTTGTGAACGGCGTCGTGTCGAAGTTATAAATGCCCGAATACGGCATCGACATGTTATAGCCTGGCAGTTGTGAGGATTGCTGCATGGCATTTTGCGGCAGATTATTCATATACGTGCTCATCTGGGATGATAGATCGTCTAAAGACGATATTGAGAATAGCGGCGAATACGACTGGGCGTTCCCGGCTATAACCGAAACGCATAGCAGGACGACTATGATGGACGAACTGATTAGATAAGCGGTCTTCACTCTAACACCCTCAACATAGGGTAAACTCCCGAAAATAAAAACTGTATGTGGTATAATCACATATTTTAGGCTACCAAGGGCATGAAAAGAGCATTATTTTGTATTATTTGCCGTGCCCTTTCGCACCGAGACACAGAGTCTGGTTTTTATTGGCTTACCCGAGTTGCATTATCATATCCTGCGGTTCATTCTCGCATATAAGTAAGTAATATATAATGTTCCGGCGCCATCTTAGCAGGCGGGAATATTATGGCCGGCCATACGTTTTACATAGTCGACGTGTTCGCGGAAGAAAAATATACGGGCAACCAGCTTGCTGTTTTCCTGGCTGCCGCCTCGATCCCGCCGGAGACCATGCAAAAACTGGCCAACGAGACACATTATTCCGAGACGACCTTCATTCTTTCCAGCAAGGATAATAATGGCGGCTACGACGTGCGTATTTTCACGCCAGAGGAGGAGTTGCCGTTCGCCGGCCACCCGACGCTGGGCACGGCTTACATCCTTATGCAGAAGGTCATGAAAAGGCCCTCCGGCGAAGTAAAGCTGAACCTGGGCGTGGGCCAGATCACGGTGACGCTCGATAAGTCGACCGGCGCTCTCTGGATGAAGCAGGTCGAACCGGCTTTTCTCCGTATGCCCGACCCGGCAGCCATTGCCGATATGCTGGGCATTAGCGAGGGCGATATCGACAGCCGCTTCCCGGTACAGGAAGTCTCGACTGGAATTCCATTTATCATCGTGCCTCTAAAAAGCATGGCCGCAGTAAAGCGGGCCTACCTCGACCCGAGAAAGTTCGCCTCGCGCATGGGCGGAAATGACTCGACCGGCATCCTGGTCTTCAGCCCGGAGACCTACGATACGAAGAACGCTCTGAACGTCCGCGTCTTCACGAAGTTCGTTTCCGTGCCCGAGGACCCTGCCACTGGAAGTGGAAACGGGTGCCTGGCCGCGTACCTGGTAAAGCACAAGTACTTCGGCACGCCTTCGATCGATATACGTACGGAGCAGGGTTACGAGATGGGACGGCCGTCGTTGCTCTTCCTGAGGGCCGAAGATAAAAACGGCTCCATTGACGTGCGTGTCGGGGGAAAGGTTATACCCGTAGCGAAGTGTAAGCTGGAGTGATATTATGACAAAAGCCGATGACGCCGTGGAATGCTTTAGTAAAGGCTATAGCTGCTCGCAGTCGGTGCTTTCGGCATATTGCGGGCAGTTCGGCATGGATAGAGAGCAGGCCTTCCGGGTCGCGGGCGCCTTCGGCGCCGGCATGGGCCGGATGTGCGAGACCTGCGGGGCCGTGACGGGCGCCTTCATGGTGCTCGGCCTCAGGTATGGTAAGGTAAAGGCCGAGGACGAGCCTGCGAAGGAAAAGGCCTACGCGAAGGTCCAGGAGTTCGTTGAGGCGTTCAAAGCCATGAACGGGTCCATTGTTTGTCGCGAGCTGCTTGGATGCGACATGGGCACGTCCGAGGGCATGAAGTACGCCAAAGAGCACCGCCTAACCGCCACGAAGTGCCCCAAATACGTGCGCGATGCGGCCGAGATCGTCGAGCGGCTTATCTGATATCTATTTTTTAATTTTCTGTATTAATTTTCAATCCTGGGTCGTACAGGTGCGGCCGCTATATTTATCACGATTAATATGCTTATTATGTCCACGTTTATCAAGGCTATCAATATGGAGGAAAAGGCATGACACAGCAATTTGCCGACAGGATGTATTCCGTCAAGCGCTCGTTCATACGCGAGATACTAAAAGTGGTTGACGACCCCTCCATAATTTCTTTTGCCGGCGGCCTGCCCAACCCGAAGTCATTCCCTGTCGAAGAAGTCACCGCAGCCACTATAAAGGTAATGAAGGAAAGCGGGGAAAGCGCCATGCAATATAGCACCACGGAGGGCTACCTGCCCCTGCGGGAATACATTGCCAGGCGCTATGCGAAATACGGCATCAAGGCGGATGCCGGCGAGATACTTATTACGACAGGCTCCCAGCAGGGCCTCGACCTCATCGGCAAGATATTTCTGAATAAAGGCGACACCGTCGCCGTCGAGCGCCCGACGTACCTGGCGGCCATCCAGTCCTTCGGCATGTACGAGCCCCGGTTCGTGGACGTTCCCCTGATGGGCGACGGCGTCGACGTCGAAGCGCTCCGGCAGGTACTCGAAAGCGGCCCGAAGCTCTTCTATTCGGTGCCCAGCTTCCAGAACCCGACGGGCATCACGTACTCTCATGAAAAGCGGAAACAGGCCGCGGACGCCTTTAAGGACTGCGATGCGGTCTTTATTGAAGACAACCCGTACGGCGACATCCGGTTCATGGGCGAGGACCTGCCCCCGATGAGGCGCTACATGGGCAGTGGCGTCATCACCATGGGCACTTTCTCAAAAACGATCTCGCCGGGCATGCGCCTGGGATGGCTGTACGCGCCATCGGAGATCATGGATAAGCTCATCACCGCCAAGCAGGCCGCGGACCTGCACACGAGCTACTTCGTGCAGCGGGTCGTTTACCAGTACCTGGCGGATAACGACGTCGAAGGGCATATTAAAAAGATCCAGAGCATGTATAAGGTGCAGCGGGACGCTATGGTCCATGCCATCGAACGCTACTTCCCGGCCGGTGTGGAGTATACTAAGCCCGAGGGCGGCATGTTCCTGTGGGTGATCCTGCCGGAAGGCTTATCGTCCACAAAGCTATTCGATATGGCAATACAGGATAAAGTCGCCTTTGTCCCGGGCGAAGCGTTCTTCATCGACGGAAGCGGCCGGAACACGCTTCGGCTCAACTATTCGAGCTCGGACGAGGCCCGGATAGAAGCGGGCATACGGCGGCTTGCTAAAGCCATAAACACGCTACTAGAGGAAAGTAAAAATGATATTATCGATATTAGATGGTAAATTCGCCATCTGTCGGCTCGAAAAGAGCTCCCCAATACCAGATTGGCTAAAAGAGAGCACGTTCTGCACAATCTCCAGGACCTATAATGAGCTCTCCTTCGTCTGCTCCCAGGAGTCCATCCCGGATTGCATCAAGTGCGACAGGGACTGGAAATGCTTTCAGGTCGAAGGCCCCATCCCGTTCAAAGTGACCGGCGTGATCGCTTCGCTGACCGCGCCTCTCGCCGATGCGAAGATACCCGTCTTCGTCTTTTCGACCTACGACACGGACTACTTCATGGTCAAGGACATGGACCTGGATCGGGCAAGAGAAGTGCTCGCGGCCAAAGGCCATACCATCAACTCGAAGATATGGGCATGATCGCCGAGTGGTTCATATAGGATGTTATAATATTTCCCGTATATGAGCGGTGCTTTACACTTCGTATGTACGCTCGATAAAGTCGATGCCATACTGAATGAGGCAAAGGAAAAGCACCTGGTGCCGAGGCCTTACCGCAACGAGAAAGGCAGGCTCGACTGGATCTGCTTCTGCTGCGACGATTGCTGCGGCTACTTCCGCGGGCTCCATGACCCCTGCGAGAAGGGCAGTGTGATCGAGTCTACCGATA of the Methanocella sp. genome contains:
- a CDS encoding ACT domain-containing protein; translation: MILSILDGKFAICRLEKSSPIPDWLKESTFCTISRTYNELSFVCSQESIPDCIKCDRDWKCFQVEGPIPFKVTGVIASLTAPLADAKIPVFVFSTYDTDYFMVKDMDLDRAREVLAAKGHTINSKIWA
- a CDS encoding PLP-dependent aminotransferase family protein, with the translated sequence MTQQFADRMYSVKRSFIREILKVVDDPSIISFAGGLPNPKSFPVEEVTAATIKVMKESGESAMQYSTTEGYLPLREYIARRYAKYGIKADAGEILITTGSQQGLDLIGKIFLNKGDTVAVERPTYLAAIQSFGMYEPRFVDVPLMGDGVDVEALRQVLESGPKLFYSVPSFQNPTGITYSHEKRKQAADAFKDCDAVFIEDNPYGDIRFMGEDLPPMRRYMGSGVITMGTFSKTISPGMRLGWLYAPSEIMDKLITAKQAADLHTSYFVQRVVYQYLADNDVEGHIKKIQSMYKVQRDAMVHAIERYFPAGVEYTKPEGGMFLWVILPEGLSSTKLFDMAIQDKVAFVPGEAFFIDGSGRNTLRLNYSSSDEARIEAGIRRLAKAINTLLEESKNDIIDIRW
- a CDS encoding PhzF family phenazine biosynthesis protein, with protein sequence MAGHTFYIVDVFAEEKYTGNQLAVFLAAASIPPETMQKLANETHYSETTFILSSKDNNGGYDVRIFTPEEELPFAGHPTLGTAYILMQKVMKRPSGEVKLNLGVGQITVTLDKSTGALWMKQVEPAFLRMPDPAAIADMLGISEGDIDSRFPVQEVSTGIPFIIVPLKSMAAVKRAYLDPRKFASRMGGNDSTGILVFSPETYDTKNALNVRVFTKFVSVPEDPATGSGNGCLAAYLVKHKYFGTPSIDIRTEQGYEMGRPSLLFLRAEDKNGSIDVRVGGKVIPVAKCKLE
- a CDS encoding protease inhibitor I42 family protein, whose product is MKTAYLISSSIIVVLLCVSVIAGNAQSYSPLFSISSLDDLSSQMSTYMNNLPQNAMQQSSQLPGYNMSMPYSGIYNFDTTPFTNSNTNQINVSRVNSSSFTMPIIDLSGFSSSTLMPMLLSDSVTQTTAGVQPNSTNNYTLDDNGSTINMKVNDTIYVQLPFHINTGGVWNVTVTNGLNITGQRTLTPLLSASSTPGNMDLTAIQEFDVQAVSPGTHYIKGICSGSNKTYMLTVIVS
- a CDS encoding C-GCAxxG-C-C family protein is translated as MTKADDAVECFSKGYSCSQSVLSAYCGQFGMDREQAFRVAGAFGAGMGRMCETCGAVTGAFMVLGLRYGKVKAEDEPAKEKAYAKVQEFVEAFKAMNGSIVCRELLGCDMGTSEGMKYAKEHRLTATKCPKYVRDAAEIVERLI